From a region of the Impatiens glandulifera chromosome 4, dImpGla2.1, whole genome shotgun sequence genome:
- the LOC124935491 gene encoding acetylajmalan esterase-like has protein sequence MKGECAFWVFMLLSGVLAQSIKFSSPVESIYVLGNAFSDTGNIIRLNPNALPARLPYGQTIGRATGRLSDGLLIIDYIAKALELPLTPPSLDTTASFDKGASFAVDGGTALNNSFFAERGIQLIVPQTIPLYQQLEWFETNINNYCATKETESDCVKNRLQKSVIFVSVMGDDDFNNAFVSGKSISEVQTYVPLIVRSIIDVVKEIIKLGGKRIVVPGNIPIGCRPAYLTLFSNGTNNTNGYDLFGCLRSFNVFVELYNHDLQTALISLQQEFPQAIILYEDFYNAFRSLLLGAPLLGFKRETLVKACCGIGGQYNFDLNRMCGSIGTTACPNPSTYISWDGVHLTQEAYRRISQIIIPNLLLKL, from the exons ATGAAAGGAGAATGTGCATTTTGGGTATTCATGCTTCTTTCTGGTGTACTGGCTCAATCAATCAAATTTTCTTCTCCGGTTGAATCAATTTACGTGCTTGGAAACGCGTTTTCAGACACTGGAAACATCATTAGGCTCAATCCTAATGCCCTCCCCGCACGTTTACCTTATGGTCAAACAATTGGCAGAGCAACGGGTCGGTTGAGCGATGGCCTTCTCATTATAGACTACATCG CTAAAGCTCTCGAATTGCCGTTGACGCCTCCAAGTTTGGATACAACAGCTTCGTTCGATAAAGGTGCTAGTTTTGCGGTAGATGGAGGGACGGCTTTGAATAATTCTTTCTTCGCGGAAAGAGGAATCCAACTAATCGTGCCCCAAACAATTCCTCTCTATCAACAACTTGAATGGTTTGAAACAAACATCAATAATTATTGTGCCACCAAGGAAACgg aatCAGATTGCGTCAAGAATAGGTTACAAAAGTCCGTGATTTTTGTGAGTGTAATGGGAGATGACGACTTTAATAATGCATTCGTGTCGGGGAAATCAATCTCGGAAGTTCAGACCTATGTGCCCCTTATAGTTCGTTCCATTATTGACGTCGTTAAA GAGATTATAAAATTGGGAGGAAAGAGAATTGTGGTTCCAGGGAACATTCCCATAGGATGCCGTCCAGCCTATCTTACTCTGTTCTCCAATGGGACTAACAATACAAATGGCTATGATCTGTTTGGATGCTTGCGTAGTTTCAATGTGTTTGTGGAGTTATACAACCACGATCTCCAAACAGCTCTTATCTCTCTTCAACAAGAATTCCCTCAGGCTATAATACTTTATGAAGACTTTTACAATGCCTTTCGTTCTCTCCTTCTAGGAGCTCCACTTTTGG GTTTCAAAAGAGAAACATTGGTGAAGGCATGTTGTGGCATAGGAGGGCAATACAATTTCGATCTAAACAGAATGTGTGGCTCAATTGGTACGACGGCTTGCCCTAATCCATCAACCTACATAAGCTGGGACGGAGTTCATCTTACTCAAGAAGCGTATCGTCGTATCTCACAAATAATCATTCCTAACCTTCTACTTAAGCTTTAA